CGAACCGGAAGCGGTCCGGTCGCGTGCGCTGATGGAAGAGGTTCCGCGGTACCTGCGTGCGATGGCCGACAAGGGTGAGCCCGTGCTGGCGGGGGTTGTCGAGAACGTCGTGGAGTGCCGCAAGTGGGACGAGTGGAACCGGTGGCTGCGCGAGATCCGTGAGACCGGCACCGGCTACGAGGTCCGGGTTATCGCGTTGAACTCGATGCACGCGCAGGCGCCGAACAGCCGCCGGGCGCCGCAGTCGCGTGACCGGCTCTACGTGGCGTACTGGCTGAAGGCGCTGGGCCGGGCACCGGACTGGGACAAGTGGCTGCGGCCGAAGGCGTACTGCCCGACCTGCGACGCCGAGGTCTACGCGATGCAGGTCTTCAAGGACCACCGCCTCGACATGGGCAAGTACGGCAAGACCGGGCAGTACTGGTACCGCTGCCCCAACGTGACGTGTCGCTACCAGGTTGTCGAGCCCTACGTGGCGCCGGCCGCGGCGGCGATCGATTTCTCGCTGCCGATGGGCAAGCGGATCGCCGACCGGACCGCCAAGGGCGGCAAGGACAAGATGCTGGCCCCGGCCACGCTGGCACGGATCGAGAAGGGCCTGGCGAAACTGCGGGCCGCCGGCGAGGTGCGCCCGTTCATTGCCGAGCTGCGCGGCGGAGGCTCGACGACCCGGGGGATCGACCGGCCGCTGGCGACGTTCTCGGCCAAAGGCACCCACCACGCGCTCGTCATGCCGCCCGGGACCGAAGGTGTCGACTGGGGCCACCTGCTCGTCCCGTACTACCGGACCGGCGTCGCGCACGGACTCGGGCAGCCGATGAACACGCTGACCACCAAGGACCGCTACGCCCTGGTCCATCTTGCCGAATCGCTGCGGGTCGAGGACTGCAAGGTCCGGATGCTCACCCCGCCCGAGATCGCCACCGGCATGGCCTTCCCGCTCGGATACCTCACCGCCGGCGAACGCTCAGACCAAGTCCAGGGCTTCGGCAACGCCGTCACGCCACCGGCCGCCGAGGTGATCATGTCCGCCATCGTCGAGGCCATCACCGGGCAACAGCTCGCGCTTGCCGCCTGACACGTAACCGTCAACCCCACAAGGAGAAATGACGATGTCGGTAGTACCTGGGAGCCCTGAGGAGTCACGAAGCCCGCAGCTGGTCGAACGGCCGCCCATCGTGGTCTCGACACGGCGCTTCGACCACCAGAACGGGGGCGACTGGCCCGGCAACCGCGGCTTGGCCATCGACGCCCGCCGCCACAGCGAGGACGCGCAGGTGTTCTCGCCGTACTTCCCGTCGGTGTGGGTGACCGACTCGATCGACGTCGACCTGGACGAGGCAGGCGGGCGCTGGCCGGCCGACGAATTCCTCGCCTGGATCGACGCCGTACGACCCCACCTCATTGAAGCCGCCCAACGCGCCACCGAAGCCAAGAACCAGCCCGCAGACCCGAACAGGAGCTGACCGATGTACGACACCAACGAGCTCGACCCGAACAGCCACGCCGCCCTCCACGGCGTCACCTGCCGCCGCTGCGGCCTGCCCTGGCCCTGTGAAGGCTCCAGCAGCTTCGAAGGCCGGCACTTCCCCTCGCTGCTCCCGAACGGCGTGACCGTCACCACCACCGACGACCTCGACCGACTCGTCACCTGGGCCCCCGGCGCCACCTGCCCCGTCGTCCTCGACACCACCGGCGTCGCCTGGATCCTGTTCTCGACCGACGACGGCGACTACTACGCCGGCACCATCGAATGCCCCGACAACGGCACCCCCGCCCGCTACGACATCGAAGACCTCCCCGCCGACCGCGGTCCGCTGTACGTGCTGTTCAACGGCGACCGCGCCGCCCTCACCAAGCCGGAAGAGCCGCGCCGACAGGAGATCGAGCCGTGAGCGTGCATACCCGGCGCCGCCGACCGGTCACCGACGCTGGCCATCAGGCGCTCAGCCGCGCCGCGCACCAGCTCGCCGACCAGGGATTCAAAGTGTTTCCGCTCGTGCCGGGCCGCAAGGTGCCCGCGGTAGAGGACTGGGAAGCAGCCGCCACCACCGACCACCTGACGATCGCGCGGACCTGGCAGCAGGCCCCGTGGAACATCGGCGTCGCCACCGGCCCGTCCGTGCTGCTCGTCGTCGACCTCGACCTGCCCAAAACCGCTGACGACAAGGCTCCGGCCGCATGGGCTACTCGAGGAGCCGCGACCGGCGCCGACGTCCTCGCCCTGATCGCAACTGACCACCACACCACCCTCCCCGCCACCCACGAAGTGGCGACCGCCTCAGGCGGCCGGCACCTGTATTTCACTCAGCCCCACGACCAGCAGCTGCCCAACAGTGCCGGGCGGATCGGATGGAAGATCGACACCAGGGGTCACGGCGGCTACGTCGTCGGCGCCGGATCGGTCATCGGTCAGCGCCACTACACCACCAGCTGCAACCTGCCTCCCCGACCACTACCCGGCTGGATCACTCAACTCCTCACCACCCCCGAACGCGCTACCGCGGCGACCAGGCCGGCACCGGCGCAACGCCACACCGACGCCTACGCCCTGGCTGCACTGACCGGTGAACTCGACAAGCTTCTGGCCGCCACCGAAGGACGCCGCAACCACGCACTCAACGCCGCCGCGTTCGCGCTCGGCCAACTCGTCGCCGCCGGCCTGCTCGACGAAAGCACCACTCGCAAGGAACTCGCCGCCGCCGCGACCCGGATCGGACTGCCCCAGGCCGAAGCCGACCGCACCATCGCCTCAGGCCTCACCGCAGGAGCCCGCCACCCGCGCATCCGTCCCTGACCCGAAACCAGCCCAGGCGCAACACATGAAAGAGCCTCAGGAAGCCGCGCATGGCTTCCTGAGGCTCTCCGAGGTTCCGAGGCTAAGCCAACCCACCTCTCGACATCCGCAAGCCCTGAAACAGCGGTGACTACGCCGTCCGGGGCGAGTCCGCCGGCAGCTGCGCCAACCGCGGCGCCGGCCCGAACACCCAAGCCCACTCGATCGCGTCGGCCACACCTTCCAGGTAGCCAGGCCGCGGCGGCATCCCGGCCGTCTTGTAGCCGTCAGGAAACATCAACAACATTGCCCGCACCGAGTCCCGCGCCTCACGGATGCTGTCGTGGTCCGCCCGCCCCAACGCCCGCCCCGTGTACGGAGTGAACGGCGCCGAAGCCTCCCGCGACATCCCGGACCCCGGAGGCCCGAACGGCGCCTGAGCAGCTGCCAGCCACCGCAACGTGCCCATCACCGCCGACGCGTACGACAACTCCCGCGAGCTCTCACCCACCGACGTCGCCCGCACCAGGCGCAGACACTCACTCTCCGCGAGCCGCCAAACGACAGCGAACTCCTCCACCGGCACCCGCACGTTGCCCGGCGGGATCGACAACAGCATCTCCTCGGTGATCTCCATACCACAACACGATCCCACCACCCACCGACATTTCCACACCTGGCGACGTCTGAGGCCAGCATGTGATGTCTCAGGACATGGGTGACAGTTCTGGATCAGGAGATCGGTGACACTGGATGTGTCAGGACATCGGTGACGGTTTAGAGGTTTGGCGTGGGCCGCTGGGGCGGCCGTTGCCGACGTAGGTCACTCCGGGCGCGGGCCTGGTGTGCTCGATGAGGATCTCGCCTTCGAGGTCGGCAACGGTGATCTTGTCGCCGGCTGTGATGACGAGGACCTGCTGGAAACCTCGTCGCCCGTCGACCATGTACTGGACCTTGTTCAGCATGAAGACGCCGTTGCTGGCCAGCTTCTTGACGACGGTGCCGTCGGGCAGGTCGGTAGGCACCGGTGTCCGGGCGGGTCGGGGCCGGGTGACGGGACGGCGGAACAGATCGCGGGTGGGGCGGGGTGCCTCGGTCTTCTCGGTGGCCTGCCAGGCGGTCAGGGGTGTGATGCGGCCGGGCAGTCCTTGGTGGGGGCGCTGGGTGTTGTAGATGTGGTCGAAGGCGTCGACCTGGGTCTGCAGCTGGGCCAGATCGGCGGCCAGTGGCTGCTTGTCGAGGTAGCGGAACAGGGTCTGGTGGAAGCGTTCGTTCTTGCCCTGGGTGGTTGGTTTGTAGGGCTTGCCGGTGATCGGCTCGACGCCTAGGGCCATCAGGTGGACGACGAGCTGGCCAAGGAGTCCGCGCCGCGAGGGGTTGAGCGCCGATCCGTTGTCGGACAACAGCCGCTGGGGCACGCCATAGGCGGTCACGGCCTTGTCGAACACGACGATCGCCGCCTCGGAGGTCTCGCCCCACGCGACGTGGGAAGCGACCGCGTAGCGGGAGTGGTCGTCGATGAGCTGGAAGATCACGCATTTGCGGCCGCGAGTGAGCACGTACTCGGTGGCGTCGAGCTGCCAGCAGGCGTTCGGGGCCGGATAGACGAACCGGCGCCACGCAGCCCTTGGCTTCTTCCTTGGTTCCAGCCGTGCCACGCCGGCCTCGCGGAAGATCCTGGCCAGCGACGCGACCGAAGGCACCACCTCTAGGCCCATCGCGTGCATCTTGTCGTGCACGCTGATCGGGCCGCAGTCCAGCCCGGACTGCTCGAGTGCAGCCCGGACCCCGATCGCCTGCTGCTTGACCTCATCGGCCAGCTTCGACGGGCTCGACTTCGGTCGCCGCGATCTCGGCTCCAGCGCCGCCGCGGGCCCGTCGGTGAGGCTGCGCCGCCGGATCTCATAGAACGTCTTGCGCGAGATGCCGTGCTCGGCACAGAAGGTCGTCACCGCCCCACGTGGAGCGTTAGACGGCCACTGTGCGATCGCGAGACGGACACGAGGATCAACAAGCTCATTCTTCGACACCCGCGGAGTCGACCGAGCCAGGACACCACCGACCCCGACGACTCACCGAAGTGTCACCACCAAGATCCCCGAAAGTGTCACCGATGTCCTGATGTGGATCCGTCACCTATGTCCTGCGACATAACACGTCTGAGGCCAGCACGGGCCCGGCGGGGTAGAACGTATGTTCGATTTATGTCATTCTGGCGTCATGGTTGGACGGTTCAACGTGCGCCCCGGCGACGGGCCTCGTCACTGGCTGGTGTGGGACAACGCCATGAACGGGCGGCGAGGTGAAGAGCCGACTGAGGCTCGGGCGCAAGCGCTGGCCGCCGATCTGGAGTTGCAGTACGACGCCCACGGCCCCCGCGATCCCCGCAGCGTTCGGCGGCCGGACAAGCCGGTAGCCGTCGACGCCTGGCAGCCGCGTATCGGTGAACTCGACGCCTGGGTGAGCGAGGGCGGGGAGTGGATCGGCCGCGTGAAACTGCCGGACGGGCAGATCAAGTGGATCAGCCAACGTGAACTCCGCCCGGCCGAGGGATCACGGCAGGTCGGCCGTTCCCCCTCCGGCGGTGCCAGCTGATGCCCGGCGCGCTGCGTGAGGCAGTGATCACTCTGGTCGGCGGCGTGGCCGATCGACAGGTGTTCTACGTGTCTGATTGGGACGACCAACGGCGCGCCGCCGAGCGGATGGGGCGCACCGCCGACGAGTTCTGCGGCTGGCCCTTGGCCTACCGGCCTGAGGCCCCTGGCAGCAATCGGTGGGTATGGACCGGGGGTGCTGACTGGCCCAAGGCGAGAGCCGAGCGCCGGGCAGCCTGACTCCCCGTGAACGGCGGGCCTGCGCCTCCTGCGCTACTTGCTGGTGCCGACTGAGGTAAGTACTGGACGAATTTCAGCCCTCCTTCCAGAGCTTGCTCTCCCAGTAAAACGTGCCTTTGTACCGAGTCCACTGGACCGCGCCGCCGCCGCCGGGCAGCCAGAGGTCGGGCCTGTCCGAATTGTGAGGGCGGAGCAGACACTTCCCGTGGTAGTTGACCTTCGGCCACGCATCCCCCGTGCCGTCGATGTAACAACGCCAGTTGTACGTCCCGCCCTGTTTGAGGACGAAGTAGGTGTCCCATTCCTCCGCCGGCGCCGAGTCGCTCAGGTAGGTCGTGAACCTGTAGTTGCCAGCCGCAAGGTAGATCACGCGGGGGCTCGCTCCGGCCGGTAGGAGCGCAGTACCTGTCACAGCCTCGTTGGTGAGGTAGACGTCCCGCGAGATAACCGCGGGTCCGCCGGCGCTCAGGCTGGTCGCCTTGTCAGACGCGATGTCGTGTCCGCCGGCCGCCACCGCCGGTATACCGCTCACCAGCCCTGCCCCGAGCAGGGCCAAGACCAGGCCGGCAGCAACTCGTCGTCGAGTCTTCATCTGATCGTTCCTTTCGTCAGATCAGTCAAGGAGGACTGACCTCCTACCTGCTGAGATGGGTCTCGGTGCGCGAAAAGTTGGCTGACCTGGCGGAGACGCGATCCGTTCCAAGGCTCAGGCCGAAGGGA
The Kribbella italica DNA segment above includes these coding regions:
- a CDS encoding DNA cytosine methyltransferase, which produces MSAVCVDRPPASDFEQWEGEFLRGTGVMPLVSSRPDNGGGLELLDDFAGWGGSSAGASSVPGVELKMAANHNRLAVEVHAKNFPWADHFCGDIVRANIAGWPRADLFWASPACPAWSNARGVRRTFDQSLQGVMFDDQLGVLAEPEAVRSRALMEEVPRYLRAMADKGEPVLAGVVENVVECRKWDEWNRWLREIRETGTGYEVRVIALNSMHAQAPNSRRAPQSRDRLYVAYWLKALGRAPDWDKWLRPKAYCPTCDAEVYAMQVFKDHRLDMGKYGKTGQYWYRCPNVTCRYQVVEPYVAPAAAAIDFSLPMGKRIADRTAKGGKDKMLAPATLARIEKGLAKLRAAGEVRPFIAELRGGGSTTRGIDRPLATFSAKGTHHALVMPPGTEGVDWGHLLVPYYRTGVAHGLGQPMNTLTTKDRYALVHLAESLRVEDCKVRMLTPPEIATGMAFPLGYLTAGERSDQVQGFGNAVTPPAAEVIMSAIVEAITGQQLALAA
- a CDS encoding bifunctional DNA primase/polymerase, translated to MSVHTRRRRPVTDAGHQALSRAAHQLADQGFKVFPLVPGRKVPAVEDWEAAATTDHLTIARTWQQAPWNIGVATGPSVLLVVDLDLPKTADDKAPAAWATRGAATGADVLALIATDHHTTLPATHEVATASGGRHLYFTQPHDQQLPNSAGRIGWKIDTRGHGGYVVGAGSVIGQRHYTTSCNLPPRPLPGWITQLLTTPERATAATRPAPAQRHTDAYALAALTGELDKLLAATEGRRNHALNAAAFALGQLVAAGLLDESTTRKELAAAATRIGLPQAEADRTIASGLTAGARHPRIRP
- a CDS encoding integrase core domain-containing protein, yielding MTTFCAEHGISRKTFYEIRRRSLTDGPAAALEPRSRRPKSSPSKLADEVKQQAIGVRAALEQSGLDCGPISVHDKMHAMGLEVVPSVASLARIFREAGVARLEPRKKPRAAWRRFVYPAPNACWQLDATEYVLTRGRKCVIFQLIDDHSRYAVASHVAWGETSEAAIVVFDKAVTAYGVPQRLLSDNGSALNPSRRGLLGQLVVHLMALGVEPITGKPYKPTTQGKNERFHQTLFRYLDKQPLAADLAQLQTQVDAFDHIYNTQRPHQGLPGRITPLTAWQATEKTEAPRPTRDLFRRPVTRPRPARTPVPTDLPDGTVVKKLASNGVFMLNKVQYMVDGRRGFQQVLVITAGDKITVADLEGEILIEHTRPAPGVTYVGNGRPSGPRQTSKPSPMS